The Dioscorea cayenensis subsp. rotundata cultivar TDr96_F1 chromosome 8, TDr96_F1_v2_PseudoChromosome.rev07_lg8_w22 25.fasta, whole genome shotgun sequence genome segment TTCCAACACATATTTTAAATCCTTtatatgctttaaaaaaaaattggaacttTCAACCTTAAATTCTCAACTatgttttagaaaaattaatccACAATTCAAAATCATGGATCATATTTATAAATGGAGTCTAATCGCACcaccacattttttttttttttgaataaactaccacttatttgttgtgattgtCCATTCATGCAGTTATATTTCTCGTTGGTTCTAAGaaattatgattatatatatatttttatggttCGAAGCCAAAAAAGTTGGTACAAAATTGTGATCATTATCAGAGGAAGGTTAATATGGTGTCAAATCATTGttttaatatcaataataatggCCATGTTTAGAGGTGACATTAGTGGAAACAAACACCACCAAAAGAAGTAATCAAAAGCTAACCATTGAAAATGGTCTTATTGAGTCACAGACAATGATTAAGAGTTAGATTAAAATGCAGAAATTTTTAATGCTTATTCTCAATTGAATATTGATTGTTCAATggactaaaaataaataaagagaaagaagagcatCTTTAACATAATTAAGATAACACAGTCTTTGATCACCAATTATGTctcaaaaacaaacacataaataaGTACTCAAAGTTCTGTGAAAACAATGACAACCACTTTCAGCTACTGATGAACAGACAATTCAACTAAATGATGTGTATATTTCTTGTTGGCCTATCTTATCTTTGGATACTGATTGTGGAGCAGTGAGGATAGCTAGGATTGTGTCTCATGTTTATCTGGGCCCTCTAAATGTTCTTTAAAACATTGCACATGCTTGGACAACTATAGTTTGAGATAGAAATAAAGAGACTGATAGAAATGGcatatatttgtgttttaacatatatatatatatatatattaatatatatataaaaaaaggaaatggaATGGAGAAATTTTGCTGAACTTTTGCTGCAGAAATGCACATGGATTTGAAAGAGAGTGGACAAAGGaaagcaaaagcaaacaaaacaaaggagaaAGGAAAGACAGAACATGGTTTTCCATTCTCTGCCACCAACTTTTCTCAGGTGGTCAAGTTACAGCAAAAAACTCACAACAAACAgtgcattcattcattcattcattaatcTAAAACTAGCACTCtctgaaaatttttttcattccagGAAACCAGTTCTAGTGAGAACAGCATTCCTGACCCTGCTCAAATCTCTGCCTTTCAAAGTCCTGCCAGCACCTTCACAAACAGAGAAAGAAGAAATCTGAGACCTTGCAAGCTTCTTAGCAAGCCATTCATGAGGAGGCACCTTCTCAGAatcctcctcctcatcatcatcatcatcatcatcatcttcattcttaTTAACCACATCATCATTAACTTTGGCCAAATGATAAGGGATGTTCACAGGAGCAGACTGATGAGAAACTCtttgaacaacaacaacaacattgtTACTAGTGTTACTACTAGCTTTACTACTAGTACTACTCTTTGGACTCACTTCTTTGACTGCAGACCATACCTCATCTTCTTGAAACTCCTCAGAAGCAGCCATGGCTTTTGCTTCTCTGCAGAACCAAAAGGGAAAGGTTATCAGTATGTTGTTTTTATAGGAAGAGTTGACAACTAGTAAGGCATTGGGAAACAACTCAAGAGGTTCATTTGATGTGAAGGATGGTGATGATGTTGGGAAAGATGGTGATGAAGTGAGAGCCAAGTACGGTGAGAGTTGATGGCAGGTGTGAAGGAGAGAGCTTGGACAGTTGGCTTGCCTTGATATGGACGTTGAGGGGGTGGGTTTGGTTTTGGGTTTTGGGTTTTGGGTTGTAGTATCTGATTGGACTGGATCACCACACCTGTTTGCTGGGACAAACTTGGTTATTAAAATGTTTCCCTTTGTTTTGATGGCTTGGATTTGGTGCTGTTTTGTGAGATTTATTGTCTTCAaataattgtgtatattttgGTCTTTAAACCAATGGCTTGCTTGTTGTTGTATTCGGAGTAGGTTTTCTGCTTAAGATATTTGTGCttttgttaatataaaaatgttaaatccCAGTTTATATAAAGCGAGAGATAATTCAATGGCTTAAACATGTAATTTCGAGATCAATTCCAAACATATTTAAGTCATCAAAATCTCTACCGCTCAACATCAACCAATCGGTAATAATAATTTAGTGAATTTGATTCTGTGGTAGTTATCATGAAACTGAGATATGGATCATTCTTAGCaatgagtttataaattttagtgtctattaaataatataaaaataagttgataattgcttcaaaatattgttgttattttattttaaaaatcactaaattaaaataatcaaactgATGAGGATAAACCACATCTCGATTATGTGAAAACTATTGCACAATCGTATCTGTGGAATAATCTTCCCTTAACTAAAACTTTggtatatttgatattttttatatatcatgAAAGTTTATACTTAAATATCATATACTTTTTAATAACAATGAAAGgttgaataataatattttatgttagTTAATTTAGTAAACATAtataagataaatatttttagaggtgtttctttataaaaaaaaacacaacttgatttttttatagacATTTTATGACTTTGtgagtgaaaaataaaataaaatttgaatataataattattttttaatagacaTTTATATTATGTTAAGATTTCGTTTGGTAAGTTAAGAAGTCCTATTTATCTCGATGTTTGTTTGGGTTTGTTATAGTTTAATATTCATCTAATttgaaattacaaatatttaacattatataattttagaaaatggtattataaattttttttttttggtctagaaatttttacatttttatccGGAATAAATTATTATGGTTGATAATAatccatataataaattttataatctaTCCTCAATATATCTATATTATCCAAATTCATTTAAACCAATGGCCGTTTGTTTATGTACACGATTAATGACTTTATATTGTTCCACCATGACATGCACTTTGACTCTTATTCATGTATTTGTTTACTTAATTAGATTCGACTAAATTGGATGATAATGTTGATATTAATATAGTTGTTATATTAATTCACGGAGATGATATAAAAACttcaaccttttttttataaataaaaaatcacaattcaTTTGGaccattatatatttattatgtcctttaataaaaaaatttggtttttgaaaaattaaaccAAATTGAATTGATTGTTAAATGATCGAGTTGTCTCATCATTTTGAACGTaccacttttatttaaaaattattaatatatttaaacactgttttaaatttgaataagaaataaaaagtaataataaatatcttaATTCATGATAAAGGacgaatttttaaatttcaaaattattttaacagAATAAATATCgagaaaacaacaaattattttaaaaaaatagtaattttgagaaacaagagggatttatagataaatatagattttaatttaaaaaaaatcatggataATGATATTTCAAACGGATACGGATCCAAATTTCAACCCGGATCCGATAACGATCCTTTTTAACCATGCCTTTATTTAAAACCCCAAATTCATCCCCGAATTGTGAGGAAAGATCCCACTTTTCCATCGTCGCCGTCTTTCGATCGGTTGTTTCATCGATCGATTCGATCCCAATTTAGgcttttgttgttgaaatcgGTGCGTTTCTTTCATTGTTGATGATTTGTAGGTTTAATTTTCGGtaattgttcaatttttttccgATTTATTGGTTCTTTGGGTTTGGAATTGGCTGATCTGATGTTTGGTTTTGGGGATTGCAGGAGAGAAGACGTGATGGCAAAGAACTCGTTCAAGTTGGAGCATCCCCTTGGTTtgtgatcttttcttttttccttctgcTCTAATTTGTGTGGAGATTTAGGGCTTTGTTATCTTTTCATGTTTTGAATCGTGGTTGAAATGGATCTATGTGTAGATCTtgatgtgtttttgtttttatcgtTTATGGTTGCTGATTTGATTTGCATATTGTTCCCTTTAGACTCTATGGAAGAACAATTGAATAGTTTGGGTATGATCGGATagaatcaagtaaaaaaaaagacctAATTTCAGTGATAACTCGTGCAATATAAGTGTTTGGTTGTATTCTTTTATGCCTctgaggttttctatggatttggCAACATATCACTTCAACATACTCACAACTTCTGATGAGAACCAGATTTATTGTAGATTATTCATTATTGTACATGATGAGAAACTAGTTGCAAtgaattgaatattttcatggtTTAACCCTCGACTGTAGGACAAAAAAATTAGTGGAACAGTGGATCCTGATTAGGTTTTCATGCTTACTATGTTAATCTTAAATAcgattgtttatattttatttgttttgaagttTTAGAATTATTAATTTGGTTGGATTATCTGGTTACATCTTATAGATCTGATTACATCTATTAGatctagttaattaattaattaggtttACCTACTGGAGGATATTGGTCTAAACTTAAAAGATACTGAAGGTTGAGATGACTGTTTGATTTGAGCCTATACCTTATAATCCACTGTGACACCTTTAAAATCTGTTTTTCATTCTGGCAACTAATCTTAAAATCTGATTATCCTGGTGAATTTTTTTGATCTGATATTTGTGTTCTGCATTCCAGAGAGGAGACAGGCTGAAGCTTCTCGTATCAGAGAGAAATATCCTGACAGAATTCCTGTAATGccctttttaattatttttttttaagccttAGGTGTTACACATTGTTGGTTTTCTTGTCTTATTACTTTTGTGCATTTCAGGTGATTGTTGAGAAGGCTGAAAAGAGTGATATTCCTGATATTGACAAGAAAAAGTAAGTTGTTTACTTCTACCCTTGAATATCTCTTGCATGTTAAACTAATGATGTTAACTTAATGCGATTTGTTAATTGCTTTCTTTTACTAATAAACTTCAGACTTGACTATGGCTCTTTCATGATGATGTTGCTACTATTGTTTAGATTATGCTAATAGTGTGGTTTGCCATGAGAAGGTTGTGATGAGTTATTAGGTGTATATATCTTGTTGATAAATGGAAATGACATAGTTCTTTAAGACGTGAGCATGATCTGATATGGATAACAAGTTTATTTCCAGAAGGATGCCCTTGTAATAGAAAGGGCAGTGTTCTTTGGTGATCTATTGTAATATTTGCTACTCTGTGAGTTTGCAGTAGTGAGTCTATCTGGTCAATATAGAATGATAATTGATAAATCTGATTTGTATAGCTTCTTGTATGGTTGTAACCAAATTATTGATTTCATGCAACATTGTTGAATATTTCTACATTGGTGATACAGGTACCTGGTTCCTGCTGATCTTTCCGTTGGAcaatttgtttatgttgttcGCAAGAGGATTAAACTCAGTGCTGAGAAGGCCATCTTCATTTTTGTGAAGGACACTCTCCCACAAACAGGTTAGGCTGTTTTACTGTCGATTTCAACGTGCTActcaaaaaggaattttcgCTTTCTACTCGCTTACAATTTCTTGTCAATGACAGCTGCTCTGATGTCTGCAATCTATGAGGAGAACAAAGATGAAGATGGTTTTCTCTATATGACCTACAGTGGGGAGAACACATTTGGTTCATTCTGAAGCcaataaacaacaaaatgaagGAAGCCCCTGTGTAAATAgcttaccaaaaaataaaaaaacaaaaacaaaaaaatgtctATTCTCATGTCTCTCTTGCATTAGTGacatttatttagttttaatgaCATCAGTGAATTAGAATTATAGTTGTCTTTACTATTATCATCAACTGGTTTTATTCAGTCAATGaatatcttcttttatttccaGCCTTTGAATGGCTCTAAAagagagttttttttgttttcagttaAACTAAATCTCAGCTTTGGTTTGAATTCTATGAATGCTGAAAAAAAGATCATTACAAATTCATAGGTCTGCAAAATACAAAGTTCAGCTAATCACATCAACAGGGaacaaatgatttatttttgtctatttaTTTACTTAGAGCTTTTTTTCTGGCATTGGTTCTTGACCCATTTGATGCCAAGGCTTGTTCCAGACTTGACCTTGTTTGCACCTACTGATGCTGCAACCTTGGCTTTGCCTAAACCTACTGAAGCAGCAGCCTTCATGTTTGCCATCTTGCTGTTGTTGTTCTTTCCATTCATCTCTTTGTTCTCATGGTACTGTTCACTGCTGTCGCCGATCCCGCCGGAGCCCCATTGATCTGCCCAGCTCGGCGCCTCCGATCCCATTTTTGCAAATATTATCACTgattgaataataattaaaagttcaTATGTGATTATTGATTTATACccattgaagaaaaataaaagttttcataaaatttttactgAGTAATTGTATGAATAAACTCATATTCtattatgtaattaataaaatttctaaaacacTCAAAATACTAAGTGTTTGGTCTTATctagatttttatttctcatcttCAGAACATTTTGAAATTCATGTTTGGAATGCAATTAAActgattttgaatttaaaaaacaaactaaaaataacTTAATCTAAAAAAACTCCTTTTTCCTATTAATCAAACAATAGGATAATCTATCTAAACAAATTTCTATTTAttcaaaaactcaatttttaaaGTGCTTGAGGATCAATCAACAAACAGTGAAAGGGACTAATACCTTCTCACTTTTGACTAATATATCATCACATTTGCAACTATATTTATCCTctccacatatttttttttatatatatatataattaataccaaACACACAAAGAAGACTCACATGATATGATGTCAAGCTGTAAAGCACTGACGAATACTTAAAACAATAGATCACACATAGTAATATTCCATAGAATCATAGACGGCCTAATTTCATTGGAAGCTCTACAAGAATTAAGGTCcaataataaatatcaagattAAGACcttattaatatcatatatcaagatcaagatgaaaaaaaaaaaaattatacatgagAATCATCTTTATCATCAAGATCATGAATCAAACTCAAACATCAAATCatcataaacaaaaacaaaaataaaataaaatgatataaatcaagatgagaaagagagagagagagactcaCCAGAGAACTATTTGAGAGATGAGAAGTGAAACAAACATCAACAGGAAGGGGTTCATctctttatataataataaagcataggaaaatttatgtttt includes the following:
- the LOC120267835 gene encoding uncharacterized protein LOC120267835, with protein sequence MGSEAPSWADQWGSGGIGDSSEQYHENKEMNGKNNNSKMANMKAAASVGLGKAKVAASVGANKVKSGTSLGIKWVKNQCQKKSSK
- the LOC120267688 gene encoding uncharacterized protein LOC120267688 isoform X1, whose amino-acid sequence is MAASEEFQEDEVWSAVKEVSPKSSTSSKASSNTSNNVVVVVQRVSHQSAPVNIPYHLAKVNDDVVNKNEDDDDDDDDEEEDSEKVPPHEWLAKKLARSQISSFSVCEGAGRTLKGRDLSRVRNAVLTRTGFLE
- the LOC120267688 gene encoding uncharacterized protein LOC120267688 isoform X2, which codes for MNLLKKQKPWLLLRSFKKMRVSHQSAPVNIPYHLAKVNDDVVNKNEDDDDDDDDEEEDSEKVPPHEWLAKKLARSQISSFSVCEGAGRTLKGRDLSRVRNAVLTRTGFLE
- the LOC120267834 gene encoding autophagy-related protein 8C-like, whose protein sequence is MAKNSFKLEHPLERRQAEASRIREKYPDRIPVIVEKAEKSDIPDIDKKKYLVPADLSVGQFVYVVRKRIKLSAEKAIFIFVKDTLPQTAALMSAIYEENKDEDGFLYMTYSGENTFGSF